tggcaaatgccaaacgtcctgcacggtgttgggctgtaagcacaacccccacctgtggacgtcgggccctcataccaccctcatggagtctgtttctgaccgtttgagcagacacaatgcacatttgtggcctgctggaggtcattttgcaaggctctggcagtgctccacctgctctccttgcacaaaggcggaggtagcggtcctgctgctgggttgttgcctcctacggcctctccacgtctcctgatgtactggctgtctcctggtagcgcctccatgctctggacactacgctgacagacacagcaaaccttcttgccacagctcgcattgatgtgccatcctggatgagctgcactacctgagccacttgtgtgggttgtagactccgtctcatgctaccactagagtgaaagcaccgccagcattcaaagtgaccaaacatcagccaggaagcataggaactgagaagtggtctgtggtaccACCTGCAGACcacctcctttattgggggtgtcttgctaattgcctataatttccaccttttgtctattccatttgcacaacagcatgtgaaatttattgtcaatcagtgttgcttcctaagtggacgagtttgatttcacagaagtgtgattgacttggagttacattgtgtttgtttaagtgttccctttatttttttgagcagtgtatatcgactatgaaacaaatacgacatggcctgcttatgagttgctagttatatatatatatatatacaaaaaaagtattcagacgccttgactttatccacattttgttacattacagccttattctaaaatgtattttttttttaaattgtcctcatcaatctactaacaataccccataatgacaaagcaaaaactgttttttagaaacttttgcaaatttataccaaataaaaaaaggaaatattacatttacataagtattcagaccctttactcagtactttgttgaagcacctttagcagcgattacagcctcaagtcttcttgggtatgacgttacaagcttggcacacctttctTTACCATtctggccatcagatttgccaccaatgctccttataggacacatcactgcactctatactcctctgtaaactagtcatctctgtatacccttcgcaagacccactggttgatgcttatttataaaaccctcctAGGCAGCACTCCCCCCtgtctgagatacctactgcagccctcatcctccacatacaacacccgttctgccagtcacattctgtttaaGGTCCCCTAatcacacacatccctggtcgctcctcttttcagttcgctgcagctagcgactggaagaTCTGCAAACACCCTCAAATCTCTTCCTTCAAAGATTCAATCatagacactcttactgacagttgtggctgctctgcgtgatgtattgttgtcttctTGCCgtgtgtgctgttgtctgtgccaaataaTGTTTGTGACATATTTTgagctgctgccatgttgtgttgtcaggtggtgctgccatgctatgttgttgtcttaggtctctctttatgtagtgttgtgttatctctcttgtcgtgacgtgtgttttgtcctatatttttatttaataaattaaaaaatttCATCCCAGCCCCCCGTCCCTggaggaggccttttgccttttgataggccatcattgtaaaaaatgatttgtttttcatttgttcttaagttcaaattaaataaatattcaactgtatttggggagtttctccaattcttctctgcagatcctttcaagctctgtcaggttggatggggagcattccAGCaaagcaattttcaggtctctccaaagatgttcgatcgggttcaagttcgggctctggctgggccactcaaggacctccagagacttgtctcgaagccattCATTGCCTGCATTgttttagggttgttgtcctgttggaaggtgaaccttcgcccaagtctgagatcctgagagctctggagcaggttttcatcaaggatctcactttACTTTGATCCGTTTATcattccctctatcctgactagtctcccagtccctgccattgaaaaacatccccacagcatgatgctgccaccgccttacttcacggtagggatggtgccaggtttcctccagatgtgacgcttggcattcaagccacatagttcaatcttggttttatcagaccagagaatcttgtttctcatggtctcagagtcCTTTAACTggggagtagcttccgtctggccactctaccataaaggcctgactggttgagtgctgcagagatggttgtccttccggaaggttctcccatctccacagaggaactctggagctctgtcatagtcacctccctgaccaatgcccttttcccccaattgctcagtttggctgggcggccagctcttggaagagtctcggtggttccaaacttcttccatttaagaatgttggaggccactgtgttcttgaggaccttcaacgctgcagaaatgttttggtacccttccccagatctgtgcctcgacacaatgctgtctcagtgctctaaggacaattccttcgaccccatggcttggtttttgctctgacatgcactgtcaaatgtgggaccttatatagacaggtgtatgcctttccaaatcatgtccaatcaattgaatttaccacaggtggatcaaGTTGTAGGAatttctcaaggatgatcaatggaaacaggatgaacctgagctcaattttgagtctcatagcaaattgtctgaataattatgtaaataaggtatctgttttttattttgtatacatttgcatacatttctgtttatacttccgtactattgtttgtacagatgaatgtggtaccttcaggcgtttggaaattgctcccaaggatgaaccagacttgtggaggtctacaattttttgaatgatttcttttgattttcccatgatgtcaagcaaagaggcgctgaggttgaaggtaggccttgaaatacatccacaggtacacctccaattgactctaattatgtcaattagcctattggaYGCTTCTAaaaccattacataattttcaggaattttcgaagctgtttaaagggacagtcaacttagtgtatgtaaacttttgacccactggaattgtgatacagtgaaataatctgtctgtaaacatttgttggaaaaattacttgtgtcatgcccaaagtagatttgtttttggcaagtcctaaccaacttgccagaactatagtttgggACAAAAAagttgtggattggttgaaaatgagttttaatgactccatcctgagtgtatgtaaacttcctacttcaactgtataccgctcaagtcattaccacaagccctttctccccaattaaggtgccaccaacctcctgtggagtGAACATATATTTAAGAAttaagcagaaacagactggccagGTAATTacggcaaatgccagatgggtcATAAATTTAGCTCAGTGGCCAGTCTAAAAAGTTTGCAAGCGTAGAGATAGATATAGGACTCGCGTGGCCAAAAGTCACTAGAGTAgtaactgggtgggacttcctatgggttaaggaaggatcacatcaTTCCATacaggtcaccaggagggattaGCCAATGCATTAAACGtatgagcaaacattccataactgcaggtggcaatAAATATCCAAACTTGGCTTCATACCTGTTAAAAAAACTCGTAGAAGTAGAAGAAggaaatggactacttcaaaatggagtaTGGCGCTTCCAGTGATCTTATAGACGCCATATAGAGCCCCACAGGGAGGtgtcatactgtggtactctttTGGGACAGATACAATGATGTGATGTCCATCTAAGTCTATGTTTGTAACAAACTGATGTGTCTTTAGATGAAGTGCAGTTGAGTGTGGAATTGGGCTGATCTTCCTCATTGTACATGAATCTCTTTTAAAAAATGCATTTGAAGTATTTTAATTTACAATAAATAATGCAATGTTTTATTCAGTGTAGCATGACTAAATTAATAAACAACTGTTTGATCAAGAAATGGATTCATCCCTTTTATTTTACAGgaaattatttgtgtattttactTGCTAATTCAAATTTCATCTAAATATCAAAAGGATCTGCTAGAACTGTCACTTCTAGAAGAATACTTTATTGCCCATTTGTTGAAACATAATTTATTACATCCTTTTACTTTGTCCCCAACCCCCCTGAAACACACATACATGTCCATTGACATGCTAGAAGAACATACGGTCAGTGACACAGCAGCATCACTGATTTGACTTTACtacagtaaaatacatttaaaggaAATGCAGAAGAATTCACAGAAATATAATGCAATACCAAGGAGAAACAAGAGATTAGGTTGATGATCAAAACAAATGTATAAGCATTCAGTTCTGGCAGATGATCCTGTCAGACCTGAGATTCAAACCGGCAACCCTGTCCTGCTGCTGTACTTTCTAAAGTCATAATTGGTACCAGTTTACGTTCAGATTTTTGATGAGAAAAATCAAGAGTTCGGAAAGATTCTTCATATAATTTTTGTAATACATGTCCTGATCTTCTTGGTCCTAATACCATATAAGATAGGGTgtaccagtggtgggaaaagaATGAACTATACTGATATTGATAGATTAACCTCCTTGCTAACTGTGCTGTGCCTGTTGtaaacaacaggaaaaggaggcctGTAGAGAAGTTGATGAAAGTGATCAAGTGGGGAGCACACGTATTAAAAGCCTTCTTTCGTGACTCCTTTGAGGCTTTAATATTTTGACATATGAGAGCACAACTAACACAAAAAATAAAACCACTAGACTTGATATGgtccatatacagtaccatacaggcTGCTCAGCGCACTTTCAAAACAGGAGTTGAACAACCGCTTAGTCATCACAAAAAAACATAGATTGTTTCCTGCACAAAGGGAGCCTTGAAGTGATAAACATTTGAAAAGAGTTATGGGAATAAAATATACCAAGGCTGACAATATCTTCACTTTAGAAAGGGTCATAATGTTCTGATATCGAAATAGCTTACAAATGGGGACATACCTGTCATAAGCCATGACTGCTAGAATAACATGAGGACATGTTACATGTACATTGCAGAAATGTATATGTAACGgtgggccaagagaccagaggtggcagaacacgTTGGGTTGTAGGGTTTTCCCAAAGATCCCTGTTAGCATATGTTTAAGCCCaacctgaaggtagggagggcagCGCCCCTTGATGCTCTGTAGTTATGCAGTTAACTAGCTAATATGACACAAAACATTCTGTTACAATACAATATAAACTTGATGCTTTACAATAATCATTGGTCTACAGAGAAATTATGGCAAAATTATACATATTTGTACAGTCAATGATAGCAACTATAAGTaacaaaacacaattcaatattacaaaAATAATCAGTTTATGTTTTAGGGTAAAGTCCTAGTACCTTGTTACAAGCCTGCCTGATTTTAACCATCCTAACGCCATACATTAAAGGATTGAAAAGTGGTGGACATATCAGAAAATAAACTAATAAAATAGTGCGAAGTATAGGTGGAAGATGAGCAGTTTCATATCTGCCTTGTAGAATCACAAATAAACAGCCAAAGGAGAAGTTCAGCAAAGAGGCTATYTGTGGTGTACAGGTGTTAAATGCTTTCTGTTTCATCTCTTTAGAAGACTTTAAACATATTTGTAGAATTCTTACATATGAGTATATGGTAGGAAATATAGTACAGGAAAAAGATATCACAGTGACAACAAAACCCCATATGTTATTCAGCATAGTATTTGAACAGGCAAGCTTGACTACTGAGTAGTTGTCACAATACACTCTGTCTAGAACGTTACCACAAAACTGCAGTCGCAAACTCAGGGAGATAATGATGGCGTTGATGAAAAAAGAATACACCCAGGGCAGTAGGATTAAGCCACAAATTATTTTAGGTGTCATAATATTGTTATACTGTAGAGGATAACAAATAGAGATGTACCTGTCATAGGACATaactgctaaattacaaaattcTGTTATAGCATATGTGTACAACACATAAATCTGGAGATAACAATAAAGAAGGGAAATATCATGTGTGTCAGAGAGTAAGTAAAACATGAGAGCAGGAAACAAACCAGTGCTCCCATACAACTGATTAACAAACAAAGCACATAGAAACAGATACATGGGTTCATGAAGGCTTCTTTCAATGCAGATAACTCCAATAAGCAAAGCATTGGCAAGAATAATGACAAAATATATTACAGTTACTAGAGCAAAGTAGAAATACTTCAATTGTCCGATATCACCGTATGCAGCAAGCCTAAAGATCTCGTAGTGAGTAGAGTTTTCCATGGTCCTGGGAGTTGGTAAAGATGTGCTGTCAATGTTTGAAGAAGAGGAGCAAATCCTCCTACTGTAgcttaaatatatattaaaatcaTGAAATCATAAACATCAAACAACCTAAATTGATAATTCCTTGATTTGTTAATTCAGAGACACATTTGCTCACATCTATACTCACCAATACAGACAGCTTTAGATTCTTCTGATAAAATAATTAATTGCCTAAATCAAACAATATTATACTTTGTATCCGGCACTCATGTCACAATGAAATGGAAAATAATGAATTGATTACCTGTAAAGTGTGCTAAATCCAACATTTTGACAGACCATTTCTAATCCATGATGAACTGCTTAAACTCCTCAAACGATTCCTAtgcttatatatattttaaaaaacacctGCCATGGTGTGATATGCAAGTGTACACCAATACCTGGGGAAAATTAGATATTCTCAGAGGCAAGGAAACCGTCCAGAGAAAAACAGACACCATTTTGTAACACAGGCCCTCTAGGGAGGAGGTGCAAAGACTTTCTTAAATTCTATACAAACTACAGTAACTCATAGAGAAAAGTAGATTACACAGGGTATGTACAACTGATGTGAAATGACTAGCTTGTTGGCAGTGCGATCTATtgttcaatcggtgatgtcactctttctgagacctagaagtagttgtttcccttgctctacaagggctgtggcttttgtggactgacaggtaacgatgcttcgtgggtgacggTTCTTGATGTggtcagagggtccctggttttaGCCCAGGTTGGTGCAAGGCAGGGgatggaagcaatactgttacagtaCACATGGTAAGAGTGTCACATTCTGAccacagttcttttgtgttttctttgttttagtgttggtcaggacgtgagctgagtgggcattctatgttgtgtgtctagttttcacgtTTCTATStttggcctgatatggttctcaatcagaggcaggtgttagtcattgtctctgattgggaaccatatttaggtagcctgttttgtgttggggtttgtgggtggttgtcttctgtctttgtgttcRATGRACCAYataggactgtttcggttttgccacatttgttattttctattttgtagtgttcacggttttgtcgttattaaacatgatgaacactaactacgctgcgtcttggtccgatccctgctacacctccttttcagacgaagaggaggaaatctgccgttacagaaccacccaccaaaaccggaccaagcagcgtggtaagggacagcagcagcagcggccaagtacacaggactcctggacatgggaggaaattctggacagtaagggaccctgggttcaagctggagaatatcgccgccctcgtgaagagctggaggcagctaaagccgagaggcggtggtatgaggaggcagcatggaagcgtggctggaagccagagaggcagccccaaaaatgtcttggggggggcacacggggagtgtggcgaagtcaggtaggagacctgcgccaacttcccgtgcttaccgtggagagcgagagtacgggcagacaccgtgttatgcggaagagcgcacggtgtctcctgtacgtgtgcatagcccggtgcggtacatcccagctcctcgtatcggccgggctagagtggggatcgagccaggtgccatgaagccggctcaacgcatctggtctcctgtgcgtctccttgggccggtgtacatggcaccagccttacgcatggtgtcccccgttcgccagcacagcccagtgcgggttattccacctcgccgcactggccgggctaaggggagtattcagccaggtaaggttgggcaggctcggtgctcaagagctccagtacgccttcacggtccggtatatccggtgccacctcctcgcaccagcccagtatcaccagtgccaacaccacgcaccaggcttcctgtgcgtctccagagccctgttcctacTCCACGCACttgccctgtggtgcgtgtctccagcccggtaccaccagttccggcaccacgcaccaagcctcctgtgcatctccagagccctgtacgccctgttgctgctccccgcactagccttgaggtgcgtgttcttagcccggtaccaccaattccggcaccacgcaccaggcctactgtgcgcctcagcaggtcagagtctgccgtctgcccagcgccggcCTGCGCTTGCCCGTTATGCCCAGCGCCGGctcgctgcccgtctgccagcgccatctgagctgcccgttgcccagcgccatctgagctgccagtctgccagcgccatctgagccgcccgtc
This portion of the Salvelinus sp. IW2-2015 unplaced genomic scaffold, ASM291031v2 Un_scaffold1765, whole genome shotgun sequence genome encodes:
- the LOC112071910 gene encoding olfactory receptor 11A1-like, which translates into the protein MENSTHYEIFRLAAYGDIGQLKYFYFALVTVIYFVIILANALLIGVICIERSLHEPMYLFLCALFVNQLYGSTGLFPALMFYLLSDTHDISLLYCYLQIYVLYTYAITEFCNLAVMSYDRYISICYPLQYNNIMTPKIICGLILLPWVYSFFINAIIISLSLRLQFCGNVLDRVYCDNYSVVKLACSNTMLNNIWGFVVTVISFSCTIFPTIYSYVRILQICLKSSKEMKQKAFNTCTPQIASLLNFSFGCLFVILQGRYETAHLPPILRTILLVYFLICPPLFNPLMYGVRMVKIRQACNKVLGLYPKT